The Plasmodium yoelii strain 17X genome assembly, chromosome: 4 genome has a window encoding:
- a CDS encoding coatomer subunit beta': MPLNLDIKKKLNSRIGKVKCVDIHENEPWILAALYNGKLVIFDYSNQNIIKNIEVSGYPLRCAKFIEKKLWIICTGDDMLIRVYNYNTFEKVIFFEGHNDYIRYIEVHQTLPYILTCSDDMTIKLYNYENNFEKLCSFENHIHYVMMCKFNPKDTYIFASASLDKTIKIWGVQNNMPVVTKPHFTLTGHTKGVNCIDYSSNGEISYIISGSDDKTIRIWDYHTKQCVHILSGHTENISCLIYHSNLPIIISSSEDCNIKIWNSSMYKLETTLNYNMDKCWSICAKKNKNDLCIGYDEGLVVIQMGSDKPIYTMFKNKIIYIKNTDIFIINLQNINNEDNYNDGDIYKVNKKELGNCDFYPTNVSFHPNGRFVCVNGHHEFNIYTSQVLRNKAYGKSPFFVWGNNGDYAIKDEGNKIVIYKNFILFYSFQTPYPITELFGGSLLGVKSNNFICFYDWNYYNMIRKIDINVKNVYWNDAGTYVAISTEDSVYILSYNRKDEVSNKDVKCFQTNDNINKEEENGNINDENNFELENEINESIDSGTWIYDSFVYVSKNLRLYIYTKKFNDIYVYIDKYLYICGYVYEYNRIFLLDKDYNFYSFKIPIGYLQYQKYIINKDFESADNLLGSIPENLHNKLSLFLEKMGYQNKALTICNDMEKKFELALLTGNLQLCMEIIKENENKEDKETVQNKYKILGDTALVYNSISMAIHCYKKTNEFSSLLIILSTLGDKIGIEELGKMCLKKKKYNIAFICYFLLHKINKCIDILLKSKNYAYASFFARIYKPSLLPNILLKWKDYLNKTYQICPIELLTPDNNPEYFPDYELAIKCESIFEKNKTLGTTQNYTTLKKLIDINIMDEINEIGYEQVENIFVKQFDIDLEKDIKNFDAINSVGSVQEKETNIKSINKNLDKESVENKIDNSSSDLKRESFVGENNNTSFSNLSKINQSSNDFYKKNSKNASNSGDNSANLNSGNENISFEMKSETFNSVSDQIDKESE, translated from the coding sequence ATGCCTCTTAATTTagatataaagaaaaagttAAATTCTCGAATCGGTAAAGTAAAATGTGTTGACATCCACGAGAATGAACCATGGATCTTAGCAGCTTTGTACAATGGGAAGTTAGTTATATTTGATTATTCcaatcaaaatataataaaaaatatagaagtATCGGGATATCCATTACGATGTGCAAAATTTATTGAAAAGAAATTATGGATAATATGTACAGGAGATGATATGTTAATAAgagtatataattataatacttTTGAAAAAGTAATTTTTTTCGAAGGACATAATGATTATATAAGATATATTGAAGTACATCAAACATTaccatatatattaacatgtTCAGATGATATgactataaaattatataattatgaaaataattttgagaAATTATGTTCATTTGAGAATCATATTCATTATGTAATGATGTGTAAATTTAATCCTAAagatacttatatttttgcaTCTGCTTCTTTAGATAAAACTATTAAAATATGGGGTgtacaaaataatatgccAGTAGTTACTAAACCACATTTTACCTTAACAGGTCATACAAAAGGTGTAAATTGTATTGATTATTCATCAAATGGGGaaatatcatatattattagtgGAAGTGATGATAAAACAATACGAATATGGGATTATCATACAAAACAAtgtgtacatatattaaGTGGTCATacagaaaatatatcatgtTTAATTTATCATAGTAATTTACCAATAATTATATCTTCATCAGAAGAttgtaatataaaaatatggaacAGTTCTATGTATAAATTAGAAACtacattaaattataatatggATAAATGTTGGTCTATAtgtgcaaaaaaaaataaaaatgatttatgCATAGGATATGATGAAGGATTAGTGGTTATTCAGATGGGATCAGATAAGCCTATATATACAATGTTTAAAAATaagataatttatataaaaaatactgatatatttattataaatttacaaaatataaataatgaagataattataatgatggtgatatatataaagtaaataaaaaagagtTAGGAAATTGTGATTTCTATCCAACCAATGTTTCATTTCATCCAAATGGAAGGTTTGTATGTGTTAATGGCCATCATgagtttaatatatatacatccCAAGTATTAAGAAACAAAGCATATGGTAAAAGCCCTTTTTTTGTATGGGGTAATAATGGTGATTATGCTATAAAAGATGAAGGAAataaaatagttatatataaaaattttattttattttattcttttcAAACACCTTATCCTATTACTGAATTGTTTGGTGGTAGTTTGTTAGGAGTAAAatctaataattttatttgtttttatgattggaattattataatatgattCGAAAAATTGATATAAACGTTAAGAATGTATATTGGAATGATGCGGGCACATATGTAGCAATATCTACAGAAGatagtgtatatatattaagttATAATAGAAAAGATGAAGTATCTAATAAAGATGTAAAATGTTTTCAAAcaaatgataatattaacaaggaagaagaaaatggaaatattaatgatgaaaataattttgaacttgaaaatgaaataaatgaatcTATAGATAGTGGAACATGGATATATGATAGTTTTGTTTATgtttcaaaaaatttaagattatatatatatacaaaaaaatttaatgatatatatgtatatatagataaatatttatacatttgtGGATAtgtatatgaatataatagaatatttttattagataaagattataatttttatagttttaAAATACCAATAGGTTATTTACAGTAtcagaaatatataataaataaagatttTGAATCTGCTGATAATTTATTAGGTTCTATTCCTGAAAATTTACATAATAAATTAAGTTTATTTTTAGAGAAAATGGGATATCAAAATAAAGCTTTAACAATTTGTAATgatatggaaaaaaaatttgaattaGCCTTATTAACTGGTAATCTACAATTATGTATGGAAATTATAAAAGagaatgaaaataaagaagataaAGAAACggttcaaaataaatataaaatattaggaGATACAGCATTAgtatataattcaatatcAATGGCAATAcattgttataaaaaaacaaatgaatTTTCATCTTTATTAATTATCTTATCAACATTAGGTGATAAGATAGGTATTGAAGAATTGGGAAAAAtgtgtttaaaaaaaaaaaaatataatattgcatttatatgttattttttattgcacaaaataaataaatgtattgatatattattaaagagtaaaaattatgcatatgCTTCTTTTTTTGCAAGAATATATAAACCATCATTGTTaccaaatatattattaaaatggaaagattatttaaataaaacatatcaAATATGTCCTATTGAATTATTAACGCCTGATAATAATCCTGAATATTTTCCTGATTATGAGCTAGCTATAAAATGTGAATccatttttgaaaaaaataaaaccctTGGAACAACTCAAAATTATacaacattaaaaaaattgatcgatataaatattatggatgaaataaatgaaattgGTTATGAGCAagttgaaaatatttttgttaaacaATTTGATATTGATCTTGAAAAGGATATCAAAAATTTTGATGCAATTAATTCTGTGGGTTCTGTTCAGGAAAAAGagacaaatataaaatcgaTAAATAAAAATCTAGATAAAGAATCtgtagaaaataaaatagataatAGTTCTTCGGATTTAAAACGAGAATCATTTGTtggtgaaaataataatacatcaTTTTCAAATTTGAGTAAAATCAATCAGAGTAGTaatgatttttataaaaaaaatagcaaaaacGCATCAAATAGTGGTGACAATTCGGCAAACTTAAACAGTGGCAATGAAAATATTAGTTTCGAAATGAAAAGCGAAACATTTAATTCGGTGAGTGACCAAATAGATAAGGAATCAGAATaa